A region from the Linepithema humile isolate Giens D197 chromosome 1, Lhum_UNIL_v1.0, whole genome shotgun sequence genome encodes:
- the LOC105679813 gene encoding UBA-like domain-containing protein 2 → MDALREQVMINQFVLAAGCAREQAKQLLQAAHWQFETALSIFFQEAAIPSCAQGAGTHFGQITPCNTPATPPNFPDALLAFSKMSAGEKTPSGMSPSQNGLQANSASMSGVAQHHTAGGRCSASGNATQQQTQPQQTQFGLGEPQR, encoded by the exons atggacGCCCTTCGGGAACAAGTGATGATCAATCAATTCGTGCTGGCTGCGGGCTGTGCCAGAGAACAGGCGAAGCAGTTGCTGCAAGCGGCGCATTGGCAATTTGAG ACCGCTCTCAGCATTTTCTTCCAAGAGGCGGCGATACCCTCGTGTGCGCAGGGAGCCGGCACCCACTTCGGCCAA ataacACCGTGCAACACGCCAGCCACTCCGCCGAATTTTCCGGATGCGTTGCTGGCGTTCTCCAAAATGTCAGCCGGTGAAAAAACTCCATCGG GCATGTCTCCGAGCCAGAACGGATTGCAGGCGAACTCGGCGTCGATGTCGGGTGTCGCGCAGCATCACACCGCCGGCGGCCGGTGTAGCGCGTCTGGCAACGCGACACAGCAACAGACGCAGCCGCAACAGACGCAATTCGGCCTGGGTGAGCCACAGAGATAA
- the LOC105679736 gene encoding tRNA-uridine aminocarboxypropyltransferase 1: protein MAECSVENIGNDELPEVTRRQRIIDRAPFQKLKIKDVRILDTIKDRQICKLCYKSRKFFCYTCCLPVIDRSYFPRVKLPIKIDIIKHVHEIDGKSTAIHAAILAPEDVKIYTYPDFPEILNKEETVLIFPSNNATTVDALFTKGEKDDDSARPTAFPIKRAIFIDSTWHQTKAIYKDQRLRELRCVILKSRISQFWRHQKKSPRWYLATIEAIHQFLIELHTCALGTVEEYANLNNSVSNGGQNSVTNEEETEYEELNQKYNGQYDNLLYFFKYMYDKIHSMYDHNKLQAYKRPLT from the exons atggCAGAGTGTAGTGTGGAAAATATCGGCAATGACGAATTGCCGGAGGTGACAAGAAGACAGAGGATAATTGACCGGGCACCTTttcagaaattgaaaattaaagatgTTAGGATATTAGACACGATTAAGGACAGGCAAATATGCAAGCTCTGCTACAAATCACGGAAATTCTTCTGTTACACTTGTTGCCTACCTGTCATCGACCGGTCATATTTTCCAAGAGTCAAG CTGCCGATTAAGATTGACATCATTAAACATGTTCACGAGATAGACGGCAAAAGTACTGCTATTCATGCAGCAATACTCGCTCCAGAGGATGTGAAAATCTACACATATCCTGACTTTCCAGAGATATTGAATAAAGAGGAA ACTGTTTTAATCTTTCCTAGCAACAATGCGACAACTGTGGATGCTCTCTTTACAAAAGGGGAGAAGGATGATGATTCAGCGAGACCAACTGCATTTCCTATAAAAAGAGCTATTTTCATCGACAGTACATGGCACCAAACCAAAGCGATATACAAAGACCAAAGATTAAGAG AATTGCGTtgcgttattttaaaatcaagaaTTTCTCAATTCTGGCGTCATCAAAAGAAAAGTCCAAGATGGTATTTAGCAACAATTGAAGCAATTCATCAATTTCTAATAGAACTGCACACATGTGCTCTTGGAACTGTAGAAGAATATgccaatttaaataattctgtttcaAATGGAGGACAAAATTCTGTAACAAATGAAGAAGAAACGGAGTATGAAGAATTGAATCAGAAATACAATGGACAGTATGACAatcttttgtactttttcaaatacatGTATGATAAAATTCATTCTATGTACGATCACAATAAGTTACAAGCTTATAAAAGGCCACTAACGTAG